In Arthrobacter sp. PAMC25284, a single genomic region encodes these proteins:
- a CDS encoding ABC transporter ATP-binding protein, producing MTKTSSSRLPEPRVAPSVASTTNSHLEIDAVTKNFGSQSVLKGVNLSVAKGGTTAIVGPSGSGKTTLLRLIAGFENPATGSISLDGSKVAGDGVWVPAHKRHVGYVAQDGALFPHLSVGKNISFGLDPASLPGGSRGVKDRVAELLDMVSLDPSMAKRRPHQLSGGQQQRVALARALAREPELMLLDEPFSALDAGLRVATRRAVGKVLHDAGVTTILVTHDQAEALSFADQVAVMRSGRLAQIGNPFVVYTRPADRATAEFLGDAVILEAWMEGSLATCSLGGIPVRRPPAQGRVQLMLRPEQIRIAEDGPIRGIVVDTDYFGPETTVRLKLAVPPVLAAGAVADHRYPGGGEIITIRHWNASIARPGSELFLRVVGEAVAFPIEDAAAE from the coding sequence GTGACCAAAACCAGCTCCTCCCGGCTCCCGGAACCGCGCGTTGCGCCCTCGGTCGCCTCCACGACCAACAGCCACCTGGAAATTGACGCGGTCACCAAGAACTTCGGTTCCCAGTCCGTACTCAAAGGCGTCAACCTGTCCGTGGCCAAGGGCGGAACGACGGCGATCGTTGGTCCATCGGGTTCCGGTAAGACCACGCTGCTGCGGTTGATCGCCGGTTTCGAGAACCCGGCTACAGGGAGTATCTCCCTGGACGGAAGCAAAGTGGCCGGCGACGGCGTTTGGGTGCCGGCACACAAGCGCCACGTCGGCTACGTGGCACAGGACGGCGCGCTGTTCCCGCACTTGAGCGTCGGCAAGAACATCTCCTTCGGCCTCGATCCCGCCAGCCTGCCGGGCGGAAGCCGCGGCGTCAAGGACCGCGTCGCGGAGCTGCTGGATATGGTCTCGCTGGACCCGTCCATGGCCAAACGCAGGCCCCACCAGCTTTCCGGCGGTCAGCAACAGCGCGTGGCCCTCGCCCGGGCCCTCGCCCGCGAGCCGGAACTCATGCTGCTCGACGAGCCGTTTTCCGCCCTGGATGCCGGGCTCCGGGTCGCCACCCGCCGCGCCGTCGGCAAAGTGCTTCACGACGCCGGCGTGACCACCATCCTGGTGACCCATGACCAGGCCGAGGCCTTGTCCTTCGCCGATCAGGTGGCCGTCATGCGCAGTGGACGGCTGGCACAGATCGGCAACCCGTTCGTCGTCTACACCCGCCCCGCCGACCGCGCCACCGCCGAATTCCTGGGCGACGCTGTCATCCTCGAAGCCTGGATGGAAGGCTCGCTGGCCACGTGTTCCCTCGGCGGCATCCCGGTCCGCCGGCCCCCGGCCCAGGGCAGGGTCCAGCTGATGCTGCGCCCCGAGCAGATCCGCATCGCAGAGGACGGCCCCATCCGCGGGATCGTTGTGGACACCGACTACTTCGGCCCGGAGACTACGGTGCGGCTCAAGCTCGCGGTACCGCCGGTCCTCGCAGCCGGGGCAGTGGCCGACCACCGCTACCCCGGTGGCGGCGAAATCATCACGATCCGGCACTGGAACGCCTCGATTGCCCGCCCCGGATCCGAGCTGTTCCTGCGAGTTGTCGGCGAGGCCGTCGCCTTCCCGATCGAGGACGCGGCCGCCGAATAA
- a CDS encoding phosphatase PAP2 family protein, whose protein sequence is MPPSQQAPLTPASRSTPGPSRRPFFAAAAMLVIGEAMFWTMLAAVQTGSGPAVLDGQVHDVLVGLRSPWATAVLGAVTTVTSPLSMTVGGLALAVGWAVWKREIWRPALLIGAMMATFALSTLIKQQVGRARPPARDFLLGPDDALSFPSGHTFGAGVFLFVLAYLLVSGLTTRTTAVLAYAAAAIGTGAVALSRLYLGYHWLTDVLASIGLAIAVTGLVMLVDGLRAARRPAPAARTVADPVPVERAGGPPADAPTSGAPSADAPTAGAPSADRRRTPLRPDAQRLADHDRSG, encoded by the coding sequence ATGCCCCCTTCCCAGCAGGCTCCCTTGACGCCTGCCTCCCGCAGCACGCCGGGTCCGTCCCGCAGGCCGTTTTTCGCCGCTGCTGCCATGCTCGTCATAGGTGAAGCTATGTTTTGGACGATGCTTGCTGCCGTCCAGACGGGCAGCGGACCCGCCGTCCTCGACGGGCAGGTGCACGATGTACTGGTGGGATTGCGAAGTCCCTGGGCCACCGCCGTGCTGGGCGCAGTGACAACGGTGACGTCGCCACTTTCGATGACGGTTGGCGGTCTCGCACTTGCGGTGGGCTGGGCCGTGTGGAAGCGGGAGATCTGGCGGCCCGCGCTGCTGATCGGCGCGATGATGGCGACGTTTGCCCTGTCGACCCTGATCAAACAGCAGGTGGGCCGCGCCCGCCCGCCCGCAAGGGATTTTCTCCTTGGCCCGGACGATGCCTTGTCCTTCCCCTCCGGACATACTTTCGGTGCGGGCGTCTTTCTTTTCGTTCTGGCCTACCTCTTGGTGTCGGGCCTGACGACGCGGACGACGGCAGTCCTCGCCTATGCGGCTGCCGCCATTGGGACCGGGGCGGTCGCCCTGAGCCGGCTGTACCTGGGCTATCACTGGCTGACCGATGTCCTGGCGTCCATCGGATTGGCCATCGCCGTGACCGGGCTCGTGATGCTGGTCGACGGGCTGCGTGCGGCCAGGCGCCCTGCGCCGGCTGCCAGGACCGTGGCTGACCCGGTACCGGTCGAACGGGCCGGCGGCCCCCCTGCCGATGCACCCACTTCCGGCGCACCCTCTGCCGATGCGCCCACTGCCGGCGCACCCTCTGCCGACCGTCGTCGGACGCCCCTACGGCCCGACGCCCAGCGTCTGGCCGATCACGACCGCAGCGGCTGA
- a CDS encoding amylo-alpha-1,6-glucosidase, translating into MRAPEDPAVELVQTWTVTPGLVRHSLQLNTSLAALDVEIVVRIAADFTDMAAIRLSRFRDPTSLFGAEDSTLRWREGGKTVTAAATGSSTTEGGFSWRGTARRGRVFAAEWQAELDDADAAVIAPRAPAARWPSMGPSGALGTLLENSLDDVAGLRLATSALPDAPFLAAGAPWYFTLFGRDSLWAARLLLPLDAGLAGGTLRTLAAFQCTRSDPAAAEEPGKILHELRSGELVLESQGLRLPPVYFGAVDSTPLWLCLLGELRRTGEEADVVRALLPNAARAAKWLPGAGGRDAGAVPGSGAEGFLSYRDATGHGLSNQGWKDSRDAMQFRDGRQADGPIALSEVQGYAYQAALETADLFDAYGEPGGAALRDFAAALRQRFRESFWIQNDGGRFPAMALDGNGEPLDVPGSNMGHLLGTGILDADEARLVADRLLSPELFSGYGLHTLSREAAGFWPFSYHCGSVWSHDTAIAIRGLLAEGFGPEARILAQGLLAAAGSFGHRLPELFAGVGSADSGVAVPYPASCHPQAWSSAAAVVIGQTLGVGP; encoded by the coding sequence TTGCGGGCCCCCGAGGATCCCGCCGTCGAACTTGTGCAGACCTGGACGGTCACGCCGGGCCTGGTGCGCCACAGCCTGCAGCTCAACACGTCACTGGCCGCCCTGGACGTGGAGATCGTGGTCCGCATTGCCGCCGACTTTACCGACATGGCCGCCATCCGTCTGAGCCGCTTCCGCGACCCCACCTCTCTTTTTGGCGCCGAGGATTCGACGTTGCGTTGGCGTGAGGGCGGCAAGACCGTCACTGCGGCAGCCACCGGCAGCAGCACCACGGAGGGCGGGTTTAGCTGGCGCGGAACGGCCCGCCGCGGCAGGGTCTTTGCGGCAGAATGGCAGGCCGAACTCGATGACGCCGACGCCGCGGTGATCGCGCCGCGGGCCCCGGCTGCGCGGTGGCCCAGCATGGGCCCGTCGGGGGCCCTGGGCACTTTGCTGGAGAATTCCCTCGATGACGTGGCCGGACTCCGGCTGGCAACCAGCGCGCTGCCGGACGCTCCGTTCCTTGCCGCGGGGGCGCCCTGGTATTTCACCCTGTTCGGTCGGGATTCGCTATGGGCCGCGCGGCTGCTGTTGCCGCTGGATGCCGGGCTCGCCGGCGGCACGCTGCGCACGCTGGCCGCCTTTCAGTGCACCCGATCAGATCCGGCCGCCGCCGAGGAACCCGGGAAGATACTCCATGAGCTGCGGTCCGGTGAGCTGGTTTTGGAGAGCCAGGGGCTGCGCCTTCCTCCGGTGTACTTTGGCGCGGTGGATTCCACTCCGCTCTGGCTGTGCCTGCTGGGCGAACTCCGGCGTACCGGCGAGGAAGCCGACGTCGTCCGGGCCCTGCTGCCGAACGCCGCTCGGGCGGCCAAATGGCTGCCGGGTGCGGGCGGGCGGGACGCCGGAGCGGTGCCGGGCAGCGGGGCCGAGGGGTTCCTTAGCTACCGGGACGCCACGGGTCACGGGTTAAGCAACCAGGGCTGGAAAGATTCCCGGGACGCCATGCAGTTCCGCGACGGGCGGCAGGCCGACGGCCCCATTGCGCTCTCCGAAGTCCAGGGCTACGCCTACCAGGCTGCCCTGGAAACCGCAGATCTTTTCGATGCGTACGGGGAACCCGGCGGAGCGGCCCTGCGGGACTTCGCTGCTGCCCTGCGGCAGCGCTTCCGCGAGAGTTTCTGGATTCAGAACGACGGCGGCCGGTTTCCGGCCATGGCCCTCGACGGCAACGGGGAACCCCTGGATGTTCCCGGCTCGAACATGGGCCATCTTCTGGGGACGGGCATCCTGGACGCGGACGAGGCCAGGCTCGTCGCGGACCGGCTGCTCAGCCCGGAACTGTTCTCCGGGTACGGACTCCACACCCTCTCCCGCGAGGCCGCCGGCTTCTGGCCCTTCAGTTATCACTGTGGTTCGGTCTGGAGCCACGACACGGCCATCGCGATCCGGGGACTTCTTGCGGAGGGCTTCGGCCCGGAAGCCAGAATCCTGGCGCAGGGCCTGTTGGCGGCCGCGGGCTCCTTCGGCCACCGGCTGCCCGAGCTCTTCGCCGGCGTGGGGTCGGCGGACTCCGGAGTTGCGGTGCCATACCCGGCCTCGTGCCATCCGCAGGCGTGGTCCTCAGCCGCTGCGGTCGTGATCGGCCAGACGCTGGGCGTCGGGCCGTAG
- a CDS encoding VOC family protein → MLRVRPIHYTSRMAEWGRLLSALGMVRTVDDGGWQEFDAGSGRIALHGVAAGVPAGAGTGADAGAAAGSNKNGTAPDRYLLDGRTDFGVEVGDLAEFARRTNAAGVEDGTSPAELVTAGHGETCRITGEDGYAFFADKAAHSGQCDADPALAVVEVWFTPDAAAAAQTLRNMGARLRLAPDDDETADFTAKNGGVLMVRPAGTARSGFGFEYTGDLSTLRDRLTAAGHRASMTEEAYGRTLHVANPDAADLPENPNGATLWISSRPAGA, encoded by the coding sequence ATGCTGCGCGTCCGCCCGATCCATTACACCTCCCGCATGGCTGAGTGGGGGCGTCTGCTGTCCGCCCTCGGCATGGTCCGGACGGTCGACGACGGCGGCTGGCAGGAGTTCGACGCCGGCTCGGGCCGCATCGCCCTGCACGGTGTAGCAGCCGGTGTGCCGGCCGGCGCAGGTACCGGCGCGGATGCCGGTGCCGCTGCCGGTTCCAACAAGAACGGCACTGCGCCGGACCGATATTTGCTGGACGGACGGACGGACTTCGGCGTCGAGGTCGGAGACCTTGCGGAATTTGCTCGCCGAACCAATGCCGCCGGCGTGGAGGACGGGACGTCCCCCGCGGAGCTGGTCACTGCCGGACACGGCGAGACCTGCCGGATCACGGGCGAGGACGGCTACGCTTTCTTTGCGGACAAAGCCGCCCACAGCGGGCAGTGCGACGCTGACCCGGCTCTCGCCGTCGTCGAAGTCTGGTTTACGCCGGACGCGGCCGCCGCAGCTCAAACGCTGCGGAATATGGGGGCCAGGTTGCGCCTGGCTCCGGACGACGACGAAACCGCGGACTTCACGGCGAAAAATGGGGGTGTGCTGATGGTGCGGCCCGCCGGCACCGCCCGGTCCGGTTTCGGCTTTGAGTACACCGGCGACCTCTCCACCCTGCGGGACCGCCTCACGGCAGCAGGCCACCGGGCCAGCATGACGGAAGAGGCCTACGGACGGACCCTGCACGTCGCCAACCCCGACGCGGCCGACCTCCCGGAAAACCCCAACGGGGCGACCCTGTGGATTTCGTCGCGGCCGGCAGGCGCGTGA
- a CDS encoding NUDIX hydrolase family protein, translating into MNVRTPDPNPGWLSEDDLFEARGRLPMVYVEAVPVRLDPLGFVNEVGTLLQADEDGTMIRSLVSGRVLYRETIRAALLRHMEKDLGPLAFPQLPVSPVPFTVAEYFPAPSHTGFTDDRQHAVALAYVIPVTGECTPRQDALELTWMTPQEVMSSDVQLEFSGGRGALIRQALAFAGVGN; encoded by the coding sequence ATGAACGTTCGCACTCCTGACCCGAACCCCGGCTGGCTCTCCGAAGACGACCTCTTCGAAGCACGCGGACGGCTGCCCATGGTTTACGTCGAAGCGGTTCCGGTCCGGCTGGACCCCCTCGGATTCGTCAACGAGGTCGGCACCCTGCTGCAGGCCGACGAAGACGGCACTATGATCCGGTCCCTGGTCTCCGGCCGGGTGCTTTACCGCGAAACCATCCGGGCCGCCCTCCTGCGCCATATGGAAAAAGACCTCGGGCCGCTGGCGTTCCCGCAACTGCCCGTCAGCCCGGTGCCCTTCACCGTGGCCGAATACTTCCCGGCGCCGTCCCATACGGGCTTCACCGATGACCGCCAGCATGCCGTGGCGCTGGCCTACGTCATACCGGTCACCGGCGAATGCACCCCCCGCCAGGATGCCCTCGAACTGACCTGGATGACGCCGCAGGAAGTCATGAGCTCGGACGTACAGCTGGAGTTCAGCGGCGGCCGGGGCGCCCTCATCCGCCAGGCGCTGGCCTTCGCCGGCGTCGGGAACTAG
- a CDS encoding iron ABC transporter permease translates to MATKLTVPRTSGDTTTAGRGKRPRPPFGVSVIALLAVLIALFALVPLGYVAVMTVTTGWDTAVSLIFRERVGELLLNTVLLMVVTVPLCLVLGVGGAWLVERTGLGGHRVWAVLLAAPLAIPAFVNSYAWVSAVPSLGGLWSGVLIATLSYFPLVYIPAAATLSRLDPAIEQSAASLGLGAWRAFYRVVLPQLRIAMTGGALLVSLHLLAEYGAFAMIRFDTFTTAIMVQYQSTFNGTAGNMLASVLVFLCLILLLGEVRSRGNARYARVGSGAQARALRLSLHRYQLPAQLSLLALTALAFGLPLTFVLRWIVAGGPAIWTAAEFMPALLQTLMYGLAGALATTVVAFPMAYLAVRHPSPFSKALELSNYITSSMPGIVVGLAFVTVSIRAVPGLYQTSTLLVAAYVLLFLPRALVNIRSGLAQAPKELDEAAQALGKPPLLAFLRVTLRLTAPAAAGGAALVFLAIVNELTATLLLSPNGTRTLATEFWSKSSEIDYAGAAPYALLMIVISAPMTYLLFQQSKKAAGQ, encoded by the coding sequence TGTTTGCGCTGGTTCCCCTCGGCTACGTCGCCGTGATGACAGTGACCACCGGCTGGGACACCGCCGTCTCGCTGATCTTCCGCGAGCGTGTCGGGGAACTGTTGTTGAACACGGTGCTGCTGATGGTGGTCACAGTGCCGCTGTGCCTCGTGCTCGGCGTTGGTGGCGCTTGGCTGGTGGAGCGTACCGGCTTGGGCGGGCACCGGGTCTGGGCGGTGTTGCTGGCGGCGCCGCTGGCCATTCCCGCTTTCGTCAACAGCTATGCCTGGGTCTCGGCGGTGCCGTCCCTTGGCGGGCTGTGGTCCGGTGTGCTGATCGCCACCCTGTCCTATTTTCCGCTCGTGTACATCCCGGCGGCCGCCACCCTCAGCCGGCTGGATCCGGCGATCGAGCAGTCCGCCGCATCGCTGGGCCTCGGCGCCTGGCGGGCGTTCTACCGGGTGGTGCTGCCGCAGCTGCGGATCGCGATGACCGGCGGCGCGCTGCTGGTGTCGCTGCATCTGTTGGCCGAGTACGGCGCCTTCGCGATGATCCGGTTTGACACCTTCACGACGGCCATCATGGTCCAGTACCAATCCACCTTCAACGGTACCGCCGGGAACATGCTGGCCAGCGTCCTGGTTTTCCTCTGCCTCATCCTGCTGCTCGGGGAGGTCCGCAGCCGCGGCAATGCCCGGTACGCCAGGGTCGGCTCCGGGGCCCAGGCCAGGGCCCTCCGGCTGTCGCTGCACCGCTACCAGCTGCCCGCCCAGCTGTCCCTGCTGGCACTCACGGCGCTGGCCTTCGGGCTTCCGCTCACCTTCGTGCTGCGCTGGATTGTTGCCGGCGGGCCCGCCATCTGGACCGCGGCGGAGTTTATGCCCGCCCTCCTGCAGACCCTGATGTACGGCCTCGCCGGCGCCTTGGCCACCACAGTGGTGGCGTTCCCTATGGCGTACCTGGCCGTGCGGCACCCGAGTCCGTTCAGCAAGGCCCTGGAACTGTCCAACTACATCACCAGCTCGATGCCCGGGATCGTCGTCGGCCTCGCCTTCGTGACGGTAAGCATCAGGGCCGTGCCCGGCTTGTACCAGACCTCAACGCTGCTGGTCGCGGCCTACGTCCTGCTCTTCCTGCCGCGGGCGCTGGTCAACATCCGCTCCGGCCTGGCCCAGGCCCCTAAAGAACTCGACGAGGCCGCGCAGGCGCTGGGCAAGCCGCCGCTGCTGGCCTTCCTCCGGGTGACGCTGCGCCTCACGGCCCCGGCGGCAGCGGGCGGAGCCGCGCTGGTCTTCCTCGCGATCGTCAACGAACTCACGGCGACCTTGCTGCTCTCCCCCAATGGCACCCGGACCCTGGCCACGGAGTTCTGGAGTAAGAGCAGCGAGATCGACTACGCCGGCGCCGCCCCCTATGCCCTGCTAATGATCGTGATCTCCGCCCCCATGACTTACCTCCTCTTCCAGCAGTCCAAGAAAGCAGCCGGCCAGTGA